The following proteins are co-located in the Peromyscus maniculatus bairdii isolate BWxNUB_F1_BW_parent chromosome 23, HU_Pman_BW_mat_3.1, whole genome shotgun sequence genome:
- the Ssc4d gene encoding scavenger receptor cysteine-rich domain-containing group B protein isoform X1, protein MGPSEKPSTGWTHKEAEMQTGAPPDEWSGGWRPGDGGATPLPLPPALSFLLLFPLASALQATPLPFPELRLVGGPSRCRGRLEVMHSGSWGSVCDDDWDVVDANVVCRQLGCGLALPVPRPLAFGQGRGPIFLDNVECRGQEASLSECGSRGWGVHNCFHYEDVAVLCDEFLHTQPPTRKTLTSVAPPTVLQNGKGEGSVRLVGGAGPCQGRVEILHGGLWGTVCDDDWGLPDAAVVCRQLGCGAALAATTNAFFGYGTGHILLDNVHCEGGEPRLAACQSLGWGVHNCGHHEDAGALCAVLSPPTLTALPPSATQEDWAWHTEPAATGVGALPSRDTVRFTTAAWASGKKSGRLRLVGGPSPCRGRVEVLYAGGWGTVCDDDWDFADARVACREAGCGPALGATGLGHFGYGRGPVLLDNVGCTGTEARLSDCFHLGWGQHNCGHHEDAGALCAGPEELGLQVQQDGSETTRMPSPRPRDGHLRLASGTHRCEGRVELFLGQRWGTVCDDAWDLRAAIVLCRQLGCGQALAAPGEAHFGPGRGPILLDNVKCRGDESTLLLCSHIRWDVHNCDHSEDASVLCQPL, encoded by the exons ATGGGACCTTCTGAAAAGCCATCCACTGGCTGGACACACAAGGAAGCAGAGATGCAAACTGGTGCCCCGCCTGATGAGTGGAGTGGGGGATGGAGGCCTGGGGATGGGGGTGCTACCCCTCTGCCACTCCCCCCagccctgtccttccttcttctcttcccactGG CCAGTGCCCTCCAGGCCACTCCTCTGCCCTTTCCAG AGCTAAGGCTGGTGGGGGGCCCCAGCCGCTGCCGAGGGCGCCTGGAGGTCATGCACAGCGGTTCCTGGGGCAGTGTTTGCGATGATGACTGGGATGTTGTGGATGCCAACGTGGTGTGTCGTCAGCTGGGCTGTGGCCTGGCGCTGCCCGTGCCGCGGCCCCTCGCCTTTGGCCAAGGTCGAGGCCCCATTTTCCTGGACAACGTGGAGTGCCGGGGGCAGGAAGCTTCCCTGAGCGAGTGCGGTAGCAGGGGCTGGGGTGTCCACAACTGCTTTCACTATGAAGATGTGGCAGTCCTGTGTGATG AATTCTTACACACACAGCCCCCGACAAGGAAGACGTTGACCAGTGTAGCACCCCCTACAGTCCTCCAAAATGGGAAAG GTGAGGGCAGCGTGCGCCTGGTGGGCGGCGCGGGCCCCTGTCAAGGCCGAGTGGAGATCCTGCATGGTGGCCTGTGGGGCACGGTTTGCGACGATGACTGGGGGCTGCCGGATGCTGCTGTCGTGTGCCGCCAACTGGGCTGTGGGGCCGCCCTGGCCGCCACCACGAATGCCTTTTTCGGCTATGGCACCGGGCATATTTTGCTGGACAACGTTCACTGTGAAGGTGGAGAGCCCCGCCTGGCAGCTTGCCAGAGCCTCGGCTGGGGCGTGCACAACTGTGGTCACCACGAAGACGCTGGAGCGCTCTGTGCAG TTCTGAGCCCTCCAACTTTAACAGCACTGCCTCCCTCGGCCACACAAGAAGACTGGGCGTGGCACACTGAGCCAGCAG CGACAGGAGTGGGTGCCCTGCCTTCCAGGGATACCGTGCGGTTCACCACGGCAGCCTGGGCCTCGGGGAAGAAAA GCGGCAGGCTGCGGCTGGTAGGCGGCCCGAGCCCGTGCCGCGGCCGCGTGGAGGTGCTGTACGCCGGGGGCTGGGGCACCGTGTGCGACGACGACTGGGACTTCGCGGACGCGCGCGTGGCCTGTCGCGAGGCCGGCTGCGGGCCTGCGCTTGGAGCCACGGGCCTCGGGCATTTCGGCTACGGCCGAGGCCCCGTGCTGCTGGACAACGTAGGCTGCACCGGGACCGAGGCCCGCCTCAGCGACTGCTTCCACCTGGGCTGGGGCCAGCACAACTGCGGCCATCACGAAGACGCCGGGGCCTTGTGCGCAG GCCCAGAGGAGCTGGGACTCCAAGTCCAGCAGGATGGTTCTGAGACCACCCGAATGCCCAGTCCTCGGCCCAGAGATG GGCACCTCCGCCTGGCTAGTGGAACCCACCGATGTGAAGGGCGTGTAGAGCTCTTCCTAGGACAGCGATGGGGCACTGTCTGCGATGACGCCTGGGACCTCCGGGCAGCCATTGTCCTGTGCCGTCAGCTGGGGTGTGGCCAGGCTCTGGCAGCCCCTGGCGAGGCCCACTTTGGCCCAGGCAGAGGCCCCATCCTCTTGGACAATGTCAAATGCCGAGGAGATGAGAGCACCTTGCTACTCTGCTCTCATATCCGCTGGGATGTCCACAACTGTGACCACAGCGAGGATGCCAGTGTCCTGTGCCAGCCATTGTGA
- the Ssc4d gene encoding scavenger receptor cysteine-rich domain-containing group B protein isoform X3, translated as MGAWMTLSSEEWRVATGVGALPSRDTVRFTTAAWASGKKSGRLRLVGGPSPCRGRVEVLYAGGWGTVCDDDWDFADARVACREAGCGPALGATGLGHFGYGRGPVLLDNVGCTGTEARLSDCFHLGWGQHNCGHHEDAGALCAGPEELGLQVQQDGSETTRMPSPRPRDGHLRLASGTHRCEGRVELFLGQRWGTVCDDAWDLRAAIVLCRQLGCGQALAAPGEAHFGPGRGPILLDNVKCRGDESTLLLCSHIRWDVHNCDHSEDASVLCQPL; from the exons ATGGGAGCATGGATGACACTCAGCTCTGAGGAATGGAGAGTGG CGACAGGAGTGGGTGCCCTGCCTTCCAGGGATACCGTGCGGTTCACCACGGCAGCCTGGGCCTCGGGGAAGAAAA GCGGCAGGCTGCGGCTGGTAGGCGGCCCGAGCCCGTGCCGCGGCCGCGTGGAGGTGCTGTACGCCGGGGGCTGGGGCACCGTGTGCGACGACGACTGGGACTTCGCGGACGCGCGCGTGGCCTGTCGCGAGGCCGGCTGCGGGCCTGCGCTTGGAGCCACGGGCCTCGGGCATTTCGGCTACGGCCGAGGCCCCGTGCTGCTGGACAACGTAGGCTGCACCGGGACCGAGGCCCGCCTCAGCGACTGCTTCCACCTGGGCTGGGGCCAGCACAACTGCGGCCATCACGAAGACGCCGGGGCCTTGTGCGCAG GCCCAGAGGAGCTGGGACTCCAAGTCCAGCAGGATGGTTCTGAGACCACCCGAATGCCCAGTCCTCGGCCCAGAGATG GGCACCTCCGCCTGGCTAGTGGAACCCACCGATGTGAAGGGCGTGTAGAGCTCTTCCTAGGACAGCGATGGGGCACTGTCTGCGATGACGCCTGGGACCTCCGGGCAGCCATTGTCCTGTGCCGTCAGCTGGGGTGTGGCCAGGCTCTGGCAGCCCCTGGCGAGGCCCACTTTGGCCCAGGCAGAGGCCCCATCCTCTTGGACAATGTCAAATGCCGAGGAGATGAGAGCACCTTGCTACTCTGCTCTCATATCCGCTGGGATGTCCACAACTGTGACCACAGCGAGGATGCCAGTGTCCTGTGCCAGCCATTGTGA
- the Ssc4d gene encoding scavenger receptor cysteine-rich domain-containing group B protein isoform X4 — MPSPRPRDGHLRLASGTHRCEGRVELFLGQRWGTVCDDAWDLRAAIVLCRQLGCGQALAAPGEAHFGPGRGPILLDNVKCRGDESTLLLCSHIRWDVHNCDHSEDASVLCQPL, encoded by the exons ATGCCCAGTCCTCGGCCCAGAGATG GGCACCTCCGCCTGGCTAGTGGAACCCACCGATGTGAAGGGCGTGTAGAGCTCTTCCTAGGACAGCGATGGGGCACTGTCTGCGATGACGCCTGGGACCTCCGGGCAGCCATTGTCCTGTGCCGTCAGCTGGGGTGTGGCCAGGCTCTGGCAGCCCCTGGCGAGGCCCACTTTGGCCCAGGCAGAGGCCCCATCCTCTTGGACAATGTCAAATGCCGAGGAGATGAGAGCACCTTGCTACTCTGCTCTCATATCCGCTGGGATGTCCACAACTGTGACCACAGCGAGGATGCCAGTGTCCTGTGCCAGCCATTGTGA
- the Ssc4d gene encoding scavenger receptor cysteine-rich domain-containing group B protein isoform X2: MGPSEKPSTGWTHKEAEMQTGAPPDEWSGGWRPGDGGATPLPLPPALSFLLLFPLASALQATPLPFPELRLVGGPSRCRGRLEVMHSGSWGSVCDDDWDVVDANVVCRQLGCGLALPVPRPLAFGQGRGPIFLDNVECRGQEASLSECGSRGWGVHNCFHYEDVAVLCDEFLHTQPPTRKTLTSVAPPTVLQNGKGEGSVRLVGGAGPCQGRVEILHGGLWGTVCDDDWGLPDAAVVCRQLGCGAALAATTNAFFGYGTGHILLDNVHCEGGEPRLAACQSLGWGVHNCGHHEDAGALCAVLSPPTLTALPPSATQEDWAWHTEPAATGVGALPSRDTVRFTTAAWASGKKSGRLRLVGGPSPCRGRVEVLYAGGWGTVCDDDWDFADARVACREAGCGPALGATGLGHFGYGRGPVLLDNVGCTGTEARLSDCFHLGWGQHNCGHHEDAGALCAGPEELGLQVQQDGSETTRMPSPRPRDGRCLLPLKMRLEPWW; encoded by the exons ATGGGACCTTCTGAAAAGCCATCCACTGGCTGGACACACAAGGAAGCAGAGATGCAAACTGGTGCCCCGCCTGATGAGTGGAGTGGGGGATGGAGGCCTGGGGATGGGGGTGCTACCCCTCTGCCACTCCCCCCagccctgtccttccttcttctcttcccactGG CCAGTGCCCTCCAGGCCACTCCTCTGCCCTTTCCAG AGCTAAGGCTGGTGGGGGGCCCCAGCCGCTGCCGAGGGCGCCTGGAGGTCATGCACAGCGGTTCCTGGGGCAGTGTTTGCGATGATGACTGGGATGTTGTGGATGCCAACGTGGTGTGTCGTCAGCTGGGCTGTGGCCTGGCGCTGCCCGTGCCGCGGCCCCTCGCCTTTGGCCAAGGTCGAGGCCCCATTTTCCTGGACAACGTGGAGTGCCGGGGGCAGGAAGCTTCCCTGAGCGAGTGCGGTAGCAGGGGCTGGGGTGTCCACAACTGCTTTCACTATGAAGATGTGGCAGTCCTGTGTGATG AATTCTTACACACACAGCCCCCGACAAGGAAGACGTTGACCAGTGTAGCACCCCCTACAGTCCTCCAAAATGGGAAAG GTGAGGGCAGCGTGCGCCTGGTGGGCGGCGCGGGCCCCTGTCAAGGCCGAGTGGAGATCCTGCATGGTGGCCTGTGGGGCACGGTTTGCGACGATGACTGGGGGCTGCCGGATGCTGCTGTCGTGTGCCGCCAACTGGGCTGTGGGGCCGCCCTGGCCGCCACCACGAATGCCTTTTTCGGCTATGGCACCGGGCATATTTTGCTGGACAACGTTCACTGTGAAGGTGGAGAGCCCCGCCTGGCAGCTTGCCAGAGCCTCGGCTGGGGCGTGCACAACTGTGGTCACCACGAAGACGCTGGAGCGCTCTGTGCAG TTCTGAGCCCTCCAACTTTAACAGCACTGCCTCCCTCGGCCACACAAGAAGACTGGGCGTGGCACACTGAGCCAGCAG CGACAGGAGTGGGTGCCCTGCCTTCCAGGGATACCGTGCGGTTCACCACGGCAGCCTGGGCCTCGGGGAAGAAAA GCGGCAGGCTGCGGCTGGTAGGCGGCCCGAGCCCGTGCCGCGGCCGCGTGGAGGTGCTGTACGCCGGGGGCTGGGGCACCGTGTGCGACGACGACTGGGACTTCGCGGACGCGCGCGTGGCCTGTCGCGAGGCCGGCTGCGGGCCTGCGCTTGGAGCCACGGGCCTCGGGCATTTCGGCTACGGCCGAGGCCCCGTGCTGCTGGACAACGTAGGCTGCACCGGGACCGAGGCCCGCCTCAGCGACTGCTTCCACCTGGGCTGGGGCCAGCACAACTGCGGCCATCACGAAGACGCCGGGGCCTTGTGCGCAG GCCCAGAGGAGCTGGGACTCCAAGTCCAGCAGGATGGTTCTGAGACCACCCGAATGCCCAGTCCTCGGCCCAGAGATGGTAGGTGCCTACTGCCCCTGAAAATGAGGTTGGAACCTTGGTGGTAA